From a single Paludibacter jiangxiensis genomic region:
- a CDS encoding OmpA family protein, with protein MQNIITKSGKLVLFLFFLLGVSYVNGQTPGQLQKADLAYRGLKFSMAAEYYEAYLSQGATASPGVLQRLADSYWQMRNYPEALRVYTKLYPNGKGTSTAQEQFRIGELYARRGDYENATKWLSGLPSFADKIKAYRPERLLMAKGDTLLWSVSYLTMNSAYREFCPYLYDQELLFSSNRPMATKEKAFGWDGGYYSRLWQVPVAQLQAQGTVPSPEQVSKAKTIKMLQSKIKRLSGVFSGSDVDASVRTRSAYLKAEYIQADKVFSGTLISGLDKLHYNSGGLSIDDAGIVYFSANYNKPDKHGVNRIRLMEGRYSDNAIKHVKALPFGDPKSYSVMHPAINKDGTILVFSSDKKGGPGRYDLYFSKRSDRNKHWIEPFVIPGKVNTPGNEVFPSISADGYLYYSSDGKEGLGGLDIYRVKLEDAIMGVGIPEHMPSPVNSTSDDFGWTQAPDGKLGYFTSDRVSSEDNIYSARYNEKEGLRVELANENKTLAGFVRDRQTMELLRGATVFLWDKSENKVYVAKTNKAGKYAYIVNKSCDVVILGTEKGYGKDCLEMKTSIDKSSEGLEQMAPHDLLLDKFPQNFKWRLSNIHYDFDKWNIRADACPILDSLVAILKSYPIKVELGSHTDSRGSFSYNDALSQRRAESAVAYIVSKGIDPTRIIAKGYGEHHLLNKCADCVPCSEVAHQVNRRTEIKVLVGQSTDVPQGFDASGYKTGDVIDVDRLPATLFEKCK; from the coding sequence ATGCAAAATATCATAACAAAGAGTGGTAAATTGGTACTGTTCCTCTTTTTTTTGTTGGGAGTGTCTTATGTGAACGGTCAAACTCCGGGACAACTTCAGAAAGCAGATTTAGCTTACCGGGGACTGAAGTTCTCAATGGCCGCTGAATATTATGAAGCATATCTGAGTCAGGGAGCGACAGCCAGTCCGGGCGTATTACAACGCCTTGCCGACAGTTACTGGCAGATGCGTAACTATCCGGAGGCTCTGCGGGTATATACCAAACTTTATCCGAATGGAAAAGGAACCTCTACTGCTCAGGAGCAGTTCCGCATTGGGGAGCTCTACGCTCGCCGGGGCGACTACGAAAATGCCACTAAATGGCTGTCGGGTCTGCCGAGCTTTGCTGATAAAATCAAAGCTTATCGTCCGGAAAGGTTGCTAATGGCCAAAGGAGACACGTTGCTATGGAGTGTTAGTTACCTGACAATGAACAGTGCCTATCGTGAATTCTGTCCTTATCTGTACGATCAAGAGTTATTATTCAGTAGTAACCGACCTATGGCAACAAAGGAGAAAGCTTTTGGTTGGGACGGTGGTTACTACTCCCGCCTGTGGCAGGTTCCTGTTGCTCAATTGCAGGCTCAGGGAACGGTACCGTCTCCGGAGCAGGTGTCTAAGGCAAAAACAATAAAAATGTTGCAATCGAAAATAAAACGTTTGTCGGGAGTCTTTTCAGGTAGCGATGTCGATGCATCAGTCCGGACAAGGAGCGCATACCTGAAAGCTGAATACATCCAGGCGGATAAGGTATTTTCAGGAACATTGATTTCTGGCTTGGATAAACTTCATTATAATTCGGGTGGGCTCTCCATTGACGATGCGGGGATAGTTTATTTTTCGGCTAACTATAACAAACCGGATAAGCATGGAGTGAACCGCATTCGCCTGATGGAGGGTCGCTACAGTGATAATGCCATCAAGCATGTAAAAGCATTGCCTTTTGGCGATCCGAAGAGTTACTCTGTGATGCATCCGGCCATTAATAAAGATGGTACGATTTTGGTTTTCAGCAGTGACAAAAAAGGTGGTCCCGGACGATATGATCTCTATTTTAGTAAACGCTCAGACAGAAATAAACATTGGATAGAACCCTTCGTGATCCCTGGGAAGGTGAATACACCCGGTAACGAGGTTTTTCCGTCTATCTCCGCTGATGGTTACCTGTATTACAGCAGCGATGGCAAGGAAGGCCTGGGAGGCCTGGATATCTATCGGGTCAAACTGGAAGATGCTATCATGGGTGTTGGCATTCCTGAACATATGCCATCTCCGGTCAACAGTACCAGCGATGATTTTGGGTGGACTCAGGCTCCGGATGGAAAGCTGGGTTATTTTACTTCCGACAGGGTTAGCAGCGAAGATAATATTTATTCGGCTCGTTATAATGAAAAAGAAGGTCTCAGAGTAGAGCTTGCTAATGAAAACAAAACACTTGCGGGTTTTGTGCGAGATCGCCAAACGATGGAGTTACTCAGGGGAGCAACGGTGTTTCTATGGGATAAAAGCGAAAACAAAGTTTACGTAGCCAAGACTAATAAAGCCGGAAAATACGCCTATATTGTCAATAAGAGTTGTGATGTGGTGATTCTGGGAACGGAAAAAGGTTATGGAAAAGATTGTCTGGAGATGAAAACATCTATAGATAAGTCATCTGAAGGGTTGGAACAGATGGCTCCACATGATCTCTTGCTGGATAAATTTCCGCAGAACTTCAAATGGAGGTTGAGCAATATACATTACGACTTCGACAAATGGAATATTCGAGCTGATGCCTGTCCTATACTCGATAGTTTGGTTGCTATCCTGAAATCTTATCCGATCAAGGTAGAGTTGGGTTCGCATACCGATTCCCGGGGATCTTTCTCGTATAACGACGCTTTGTCTCAACGAAGGGCTGAATCGGCGGTTGCATATATCGTTTCAAAAGGTATTGATCCGACCAGGATTATTGCCAAAGGGTATGGAGAGCATCATTTGCTGAACAAATGCGCCGACTGTGTTCCTTGTAGCGAAGTAGCTCATCAGGTTAACCGTCGTACGGAAATTAAAGTGTTGGTTGGTCAGTCTACCGATGTGCCGCAAGGATTCGATGCGTCGGGCTACAAGACTGGTGATGTGATAGATGTCGATAGGTTGCCGGCTACATTGTTCGAAAAATGTAAATAG
- a CDS encoding LTA synthase family protein has protein sequence MRDNKFWKRFWINPLIISNANVMIAWRFLVVMLLFSVTRLLFYVFNRHLFVDMTPGHLGELMLQGLRFDLAGALYVNILNIALQSIPLRIRYHTIYQSVTKWLFFITNGVAIMVNLIDIAYFPFTLHRTDWSFFTEFGNNNNLLSILGAGCLQYWYLVFIFIFFMVVLVKSYGKAEPSKLTKKPVLFYPVTLAVLLLVIGLSVAGIRGGFTRTTRPITLADAGAKANNPAELGIVLNTPFSMLRTINAKVLEEKHYYSDSEVESIYSPIHKNLTDEKFQKKNVVILILESFARENVGSMNRYLENGTYKGYTPFLDSLISVSHSYYDAFANGRKSIEAMPSVLASVPSLYQPFAISRYASNHMKGLAALLKDEGYQTAFFHGAPNGSMGFDAMSKLLGYDAYYGMNEYGNNADFDGFWGIKDEEFLQYFANKMGSFRQPFLTTVFTLSSHHPFHVPEKYQHVFPEGKIPLHKCLRYSDYALRRFFKTASQQSWYKNTIFVITADHSLPAVVHNEYKNGLGDFAIPIVFFTPDHSLPPVQDTRVMQQLNVMPTLLDYLHYPKPYFAFGADMLDKNGAPFVVNDDGGVMQYMEGDYMLRFDGKNPIGLYRFREDVMLTNNLLNKEPVVVNRMTQKIKAILQQYNNRLIRNQMVAR, from the coding sequence ATGAGAGATAATAAATTCTGGAAACGTTTTTGGATCAACCCATTGATAATAAGTAATGCTAACGTCATGATCGCCTGGCGTTTCCTGGTAGTGATGCTGCTTTTTTCGGTAACCAGATTACTGTTTTATGTATTCAACCGGCATTTGTTTGTAGATATGACGCCGGGTCATTTGGGTGAGTTGATGTTGCAGGGGTTGCGTTTCGATTTGGCGGGTGCTCTTTATGTCAATATTCTCAATATAGCCTTGCAATCCATCCCTTTGCGGATACGTTATCACACTATTTACCAGTCTGTCACCAAGTGGCTCTTCTTTATAACCAACGGGGTGGCCATTATGGTCAATTTGATTGATATTGCGTACTTTCCTTTTACGTTGCACCGTACCGACTGGTCGTTCTTTACCGAATTCGGCAATAATAACAATCTTCTCTCCATATTGGGCGCCGGTTGCCTTCAGTATTGGTATCTGGTATTCATCTTCATCTTCTTCATGGTGGTGCTGGTGAAAAGTTACGGCAAGGCAGAACCTTCCAAACTGACGAAGAAACCGGTGCTTTTTTATCCGGTCACGCTTGCCGTTCTTTTATTGGTCATCGGCTTGTCTGTTGCCGGAATCCGTGGAGGGTTTACCCGCACCACACGTCCGATCACGTTGGCTGATGCCGGTGCCAAGGCGAATAATCCTGCCGAACTGGGCATTGTGCTCAATACTCCGTTTTCAATGCTGCGTACCATCAATGCGAAAGTGCTGGAAGAAAAGCACTATTATTCGGATAGTGAGGTTGAGTCAATTTATTCTCCTATACATAAGAATCTTACGGATGAAAAATTTCAGAAAAAGAATGTAGTGATTCTTATTCTCGAGAGTTTTGCCCGCGAAAACGTAGGATCGATGAACCGTTACCTTGAAAACGGTACCTACAAAGGTTATACTCCATTTCTCGATTCTCTGATTTCGGTCAGCCACTCATACTACGATGCTTTTGCCAACGGCCGCAAGTCGATTGAAGCTATGCCTTCGGTTCTGGCGAGCGTTCCTTCTTTGTATCAGCCTTTTGCTATTAGTCGCTATGCCAGTAATCACATGAAAGGTTTGGCGGCACTACTCAAAGACGAAGGATATCAGACTGCATTCTTTCATGGTGCCCCCAATGGTTCAATGGGTTTTGATGCGATGTCAAAATTGCTGGGATATGATGCCTATTACGGGATGAACGAATATGGTAATAATGCCGATTTTGATGGCTTTTGGGGGATAAAAGACGAGGAATTTTTGCAGTATTTTGCGAATAAAATGGGAAGTTTTCGTCAGCCTTTCCTGACAACCGTTTTCACTCTTTCGTCGCATCATCCGTTTCACGTACCTGAAAAATACCAGCATGTATTTCCCGAGGGAAAAATTCCTTTGCACAAATGTCTCCGCTACTCCGATTATGCTTTGCGACGCTTCTTTAAAACAGCTTCGCAACAATCATGGTACAAGAATACAATTTTCGTAATCACTGCTGACCATTCGTTGCCGGCAGTTGTTCACAACGAATATAAGAACGGCTTGGGCGATTTCGCAATTCCTATTGTGTTCTTCACGCCCGATCATTCGCTGCCACCGGTGCAGGATACCCGGGTGATGCAACAGCTGAATGTGATGCCTACGCTTTTGGATTACCTGCATTATCCGAAACCCTATTTTGCCTTTGGTGCCGATATGCTTGATAAGAATGGAGCTCCTTTTGTGGTGAACGACGATGGTGGGGTAATGCAATATATGGAAGGCGATTATATGTTGCGGTTCGACGGTAAAAATCCGATCGGGCTCTATCGCTTCAGAGAAGACGTAATGCTAACCAATAACCTGTTGAATAAAGAACCAGTCGTGGTAAATCGGATGACGCAGAAAATCAAAGCGATACTTCAGCAGTACAATAACCGGCTTATCCGTAATCAGATGGTAGCTCGGTAA
- the mutL gene encoding DNA mismatch repair endonuclease MutL: MNDIIHLLPDSVANQIAAGEVIQRPASVIKELVENAIDAGAGNIQVVLKDAGRTLIQVTDDGKGMSEMDARMAFERHATSKISSAADLFALRTMGFRGEALASIAAVAQVELRTRRKEDELGTFINIAGSQVESQQPGNCPTGTSFFIKNLFFNVPARRKFLKSNETELRHIITEFIRIALVYPELHFSLTHNDTEIYELAATNRRQRIAHIFGNKNNNFSRQLLPIDTTTTLVNISGYVGTPETALRNANQYFFVNGRYMRHPYFHKAVMQAYDRLLANDAGPNYFIYFDIDPGSIDVNIHPTKTEIKFENEAAIWPIITAAIKEVLGKSNAVPSIEFDVEGAIDIPVIDRSRPAIPPQIKVNPAYNPFETHSERPNYSRPPMNWEKLYQDFEKPVSQPSYEPPVAEMEPMVVPSLLSSVIDQSDPLPETSNYLLYKGRYIITGGKSGVMLIDKQRAHVRVLFEQFMEQLNSRHGISQQLLFPEIVELNAADALVLQTAIDELGCVGLDIALFGKQTFSINGIPAGLEGKDVLPIVESIIDCIKNKDANVKEVLHENIALTLAKAAAVGYGQPMAFEEMDHLVGQLFACSNPNYTPDGKKIVVVLSNEEIEKKF; the protein is encoded by the coding sequence ATGAACGATATCATTCACCTTTTGCCTGATTCTGTAGCCAACCAGATTGCTGCCGGCGAAGTAATTCAACGTCCGGCTTCAGTGATAAAAGAGTTGGTGGAGAATGCAATTGATGCAGGCGCCGGCAATATTCAGGTGGTCTTGAAAGATGCAGGACGAACACTGATTCAGGTGACAGACGATGGTAAGGGAATGTCAGAAATGGATGCCCGTATGGCATTCGAACGTCATGCTACTTCAAAGATCAGTTCGGCTGCCGATTTGTTTGCCCTGCGTACGATGGGATTTCGGGGAGAGGCGCTCGCTTCTATTGCTGCCGTAGCGCAGGTCGAATTGAGAACACGCCGTAAAGAAGATGAACTGGGAACTTTCATCAATATTGCAGGGTCGCAGGTTGAAAGCCAGCAGCCGGGCAATTGTCCGACAGGGACTTCTTTTTTTATTAAGAATCTCTTTTTTAACGTTCCGGCCCGAAGAAAATTTCTCAAATCGAACGAAACCGAGCTCCGGCATATTATCACGGAATTTATACGGATTGCCTTGGTATACCCGGAATTGCATTTTTCGCTAACACACAACGATACGGAGATTTACGAACTTGCTGCCACTAACAGAAGACAGCGAATTGCGCATATTTTTGGTAACAAAAACAATAATTTTAGCCGCCAGCTTCTTCCGATTGACACCACTACCACGTTAGTCAATATCTCGGGTTATGTGGGGACGCCAGAAACTGCCCTGCGAAATGCCAATCAATATTTCTTTGTGAACGGACGGTATATGCGCCATCCCTATTTTCACAAAGCGGTAATGCAGGCTTACGACAGGCTTTTGGCAAACGATGCAGGACCAAACTATTTCATCTATTTCGATATTGATCCGGGTAGCATCGATGTGAATATTCACCCGACAAAGACAGAAATCAAATTTGAGAATGAAGCTGCTATCTGGCCGATTATTACCGCTGCAATCAAAGAAGTGCTCGGCAAGTCGAATGCGGTACCAAGCATTGAATTTGATGTGGAAGGTGCCATCGATATTCCTGTAATCGACAGGAGCCGTCCTGCTATTCCGCCTCAGATAAAGGTGAATCCTGCCTACAATCCGTTCGAGACTCATTCGGAACGACCTAATTATTCCCGTCCGCCTATGAATTGGGAAAAATTGTATCAGGATTTCGAAAAGCCGGTATCACAGCCATCGTACGAACCTCCGGTTGCCGAAATGGAACCGATGGTTGTACCTTCTTTACTTTCGTCAGTGATAGATCAGTCCGATCCTTTGCCGGAGACAAGCAATTACCTTTTGTACAAAGGCCGTTACATCATTACCGGCGGTAAATCAGGCGTAATGCTCATTGATAAGCAAAGAGCCCATGTACGTGTGTTGTTCGAGCAGTTTATGGAACAGCTCAACAGTCGTCATGGTATTTCGCAGCAGTTGCTTTTCCCCGAAATAGTGGAACTAAATGCTGCAGATGCCCTTGTGTTACAGACGGCTATTGACGAACTGGGGTGCGTTGGTCTTGATATAGCATTGTTTGGTAAACAAACGTTCTCAATCAACGGTATTCCGGCCGGACTCGAAGGTAAGGATGTTCTTCCTATTGTGGAGAGTATCATTGACTGCATCAAAAATAAAGATGCCAATGTGAAAGAGGTATTGCACGAAAACATAGCCCTTACACTGGCCAAAGCGGCTGCGGTAGGCTATGGCCAACCAATGGCTTTTGAAGAAATGGATCATTTGGTGGGGCAGCTGTTTGCCTGTTCAAACCCCAATTATACTCCGGATGGAAAGAAAATTGTGGTGGTGCTGAGCAACGAAGAGATTGAAAAAAAATTCTGA
- a CDS encoding PorP/SprF family type IX secretion system membrane protein, with the protein MSSAKKVIYQLSVLLRRKTLFLVLSALTLTGTLHAQQEPMYSQYMFNMLNINPAYAGNRASDNITVLYRNQWVGFDGAPKTGTVSWDRRNEDSNVGYGLQLYEDRLGIEKTTGVQAFYSYHVPFDNSFLAFGLSGGVLNYRANYSEVSTIRGGDPVFQDDVNGWLPTAGFGILYASEYWYMGLSVPALLHTKIHAINYLNQNNFGANNHYFLTGGYTFDMSDNVKLKPSALLKVVKGAPLQCDFSMNAWFQNVLGIGVSYRTGDALVGSIEFQLLPELRLGYAYDYTLSDLKNYNRGTHEIMLRLELKSDHNGLILSPRYY; encoded by the coding sequence ATGTCATCGGCTAAAAAGGTAATTTATCAGTTATCAGTTCTTTTACGCAGGAAGACGCTTTTTCTTGTTTTGAGCGCACTTACATTAACGGGCACTCTTCATGCACAGCAGGAGCCCATGTATTCTCAGTATATGTTCAATATGTTGAATATCAATCCGGCATATGCGGGTAACCGTGCCTCGGACAATATTACGGTTCTTTACCGTAACCAGTGGGTCGGATTTGACGGAGCGCCCAAAACGGGAACCGTTTCATGGGATCGTCGCAACGAGGATAGTAATGTGGGTTACGGCCTTCAGTTGTATGAAGACCGTTTGGGTATAGAAAAAACCACCGGTGTGCAGGCCTTTTACTCTTATCATGTACCCTTCGATAACTCTTTTCTGGCCTTCGGATTAAGCGGGGGCGTTCTCAATTATCGGGCCAATTATAGTGAAGTGAGTACCATTAGGGGTGGTGACCCTGTTTTTCAGGATGATGTGAACGGGTGGCTTCCTACAGCGGGATTTGGTATTTTGTATGCTTCGGAGTATTGGTACATGGGTTTATCAGTTCCGGCTCTGCTTCATACCAAGATTCATGCGATTAATTATCTTAATCAGAATAATTTTGGAGCCAATAATCACTATTTTCTGACAGGAGGTTATACGTTTGATATGAGTGACAACGTAAAACTTAAACCATCAGCATTACTCAAGGTGGTTAAAGGTGCGCCCTTACAATGTGACTTCAGTATGAATGCCTGGTTTCAGAATGTGCTGGGGATAGGGGTGAGCTACCGTACTGGAGATGCCCTGGTAGGTTCCATCGAGTTTCAGTTGTTGCCGGAGCTGCGACTGGGATATGCTTACGACTACACGTTGTCTGATTTGAAGAATTACAACCGGGGAACCCACGAGATCATGCTGCGACTTGAACTCAAGAGCGACCATAACGGGTTGATTCTTTCTCCCCGTTATTATTGA
- a CDS encoding diphosphate--fructose-6-phosphate 1-phosphotransferase, with translation MEKSPLQISRSLYHPKMPKALGGPVVLKEGKATESVADQAAIKELFPNTYGMPLITFEPATEKVAAPAVNVGVILSGGQAPGGHNVISGIFDGIKALNPESKLYGFLGGPSGLVDHKYVELTADIIDEYRNTGGFDIIGSGRTKLEETEQFDKGAEICKELGINAIVIIGGDDSNTNACVLAEYYAQKKTGIQVIGCPKTIDGDLKNEMIETSFGFDTACKVYSELIGNIQRDANSAKKYYHFIRLMGRSASHIALECALQSQPNVCIVSEEVEAKNLTLSDVVEQIVKVIVDRASQGLNFGTILIPEGLIEFIPAMKKLIAELNDLLAHNDDFNALETEDEKRQYVKGLLSPESREVYRDLPKGIARQLTLDRDPHGNVQVSLIETEKLLIEMVAKRLAKLKAAGSYKGKFSAINHFFGYEGRCAIPSNFDANYTYSLGYTAALLISAGKTGYMSSVRNLTAPAEEWIAGGVPITMMMNMERRHGAMKPVIQKALVLLDGAPFKYFASKRETWATTTSFVYPGPIQYYGPAEVCEQPTRTLQLEHNAE, from the coding sequence ATCGAAAAAAGTCCGTTACAGATTTCCCGGTCACTTTATCACCCAAAAATGCCAAAAGCATTAGGTGGCCCTGTTGTCCTGAAAGAAGGCAAAGCAACCGAATCGGTAGCCGATCAGGCTGCAATTAAAGAACTTTTCCCGAATACGTACGGAATGCCATTGATCACATTCGAACCGGCAACTGAAAAAGTAGCTGCTCCTGCAGTGAATGTTGGCGTTATTCTTTCCGGTGGTCAGGCTCCCGGTGGTCACAACGTTATTTCAGGTATTTTCGATGGTATCAAAGCCCTCAATCCGGAAAGCAAACTCTACGGCTTTTTGGGCGGCCCAAGCGGATTGGTTGATCATAAATATGTTGAACTGACAGCAGATATTATTGACGAATACCGTAATACCGGTGGTTTTGATATTATCGGTTCTGGTCGTACAAAACTCGAAGAAACTGAACAGTTTGATAAAGGTGCTGAAATTTGCAAAGAATTAGGTATCAACGCTATCGTGATTATCGGTGGTGACGATTCAAATACAAATGCTTGTGTTCTTGCAGAATACTATGCACAAAAGAAAACCGGTATTCAGGTGATTGGTTGCCCTAAAACAATTGACGGTGACCTGAAAAACGAAATGATCGAAACTTCTTTTGGTTTCGATACCGCTTGTAAGGTTTACTCTGAGTTGATCGGTAACATTCAGCGCGATGCTAACTCTGCAAAAAAATATTACCATTTCATCCGTTTGATGGGTCGTTCTGCTTCGCACATCGCTCTTGAATGTGCTTTGCAAAGCCAACCTAACGTTTGTATTGTTTCGGAAGAGGTAGAAGCAAAAAATCTGACACTGAGCGATGTTGTTGAACAAATCGTAAAAGTGATTGTAGACCGTGCAAGCCAGGGTCTTAATTTTGGAACGATCCTGATTCCGGAAGGTTTGATAGAATTCATCCCTGCAATGAAGAAACTGATTGCTGAGTTGAATGACCTGTTGGCTCACAACGATGACTTCAATGCGCTGGAAACAGAAGACGAAAAACGTCAGTATGTGAAAGGTTTGCTTTCTCCTGAAAGCCGCGAGGTTTATCGTGATCTGCCTAAGGGTATTGCGCGTCAGCTTACACTCGATCGTGACCCGCACGGTAACGTTCAGGTTTCTTTGATCGAAACAGAAAAATTATTGATCGAAATGGTGGCTAAACGTTTGGCAAAATTGAAAGCAGCAGGCTCTTACAAAGGGAAATTCTCTGCAATCAACCATTTCTTCGGTTACGAAGGACGTTGCGCTATCCCATCTAATTTTGATGCTAACTACACCTATTCATTGGGTTATACAGCAGCTCTGTTGATTTCTGCCGGCAAAACCGGTTACATGTCATCTGTACGTAACCTGACTGCTCCTGCAGAAGAATGGATCGCAGGCGGTGTGCCTATCACAATGATGATGAACATGGAACGTCGTCACGGGGCAATGAAACCTGTAATCCAGAAAGCATTGGTGCTTTTGGATGGTGCTCCTTTCAAATATTTCGCTTCAAAACGCGAAACATGGGCAACCACTACAAGTTTCGTTTATCCTGGCCCTATCCAGTATTATGGTCCTGCTGAAGTGTGCGAACAACCTACCCGCACGCTGCAACTGGAACATAACGCTGAATAA